In Candidatus Defluviilinea proxima, a single genomic region encodes these proteins:
- a CDS encoding NAD(P)H-binding protein — protein sequence MDKLILVTGATGYIASRLIPRLLEHGYLVRALARNPLRLKGRAWFNKIDIVQADVTSPSTLANALNGVHTAYYLIHNMSHGHGYTTIELDSARAFTSAAERAGVEHIIYLGGLADPEQHIAPHMRSRIETGKVLRESKVPVTEFRAGVITGSGSISFEMIRFMTELCPIVPGPMWLKNKSQPIATQNVIDYLFAALTNPNGRGGVFEIGGPDVHEYSELMVRYARARGLKRFMFLIPGVPLWFMAFGVGLMTPVPYTIAYALIGGLSSDSVVKHPDALKIFPEVQLIDFDAATQKALGFTHPDHIERVWVDGDSKPKSLKHEGCFILHSYGIRELAPAASKLADSIREHDSNFFGELWLEQDDTSQTLFFSPRGLPGFLYWYLLYPFHWLRFHILLRKIAKPA from the coding sequence ATGGATAAACTTATCCTCGTCACCGGCGCGACAGGATATATTGCAAGCAGACTCATCCCCCGTTTATTGGAGCACGGCTATCTTGTCCGTGCCCTCGCCCGAAACCCGCTTCGCCTCAAAGGGCGGGCCTGGTTCAACAAAATAGACATTGTCCAAGCGGACGTCACTTCCCCCTCAACATTAGCCAATGCACTCAACGGTGTTCACACTGCCTATTACCTCATCCACAACATGTCGCATGGACATGGTTACACAACCATCGAGCTAGACTCCGCCCGTGCATTCACATCCGCCGCAGAACGTGCAGGTGTTGAGCACATCATCTATCTTGGTGGCCTCGCTGACCCCGAACAACACATCGCGCCTCACATGCGTTCTCGCATTGAAACAGGCAAAGTTTTGCGCGAAAGCAAAGTACCGGTCACAGAATTCCGCGCGGGGGTGATCACCGGTTCAGGAAGCATTTCTTTTGAAATGATCCGCTTCATGACCGAGCTATGTCCCATTGTGCCCGGTCCCATGTGGCTGAAGAACAAGTCTCAGCCCATCGCTACACAGAACGTGATCGACTACCTCTTCGCCGCACTCACCAACCCCAACGGCCGTGGAGGCGTTTTCGAGATCGGCGGTCCTGATGTTCATGAATACAGCGAATTGATGGTCCGCTACGCCCGCGCCCGCGGACTTAAACGCTTCATGTTTCTCATCCCCGGCGTCCCACTCTGGTTTATGGCTTTCGGTGTGGGCCTCATGACTCCCGTCCCTTACACCATTGCCTACGCATTAATCGGTGGCCTATCCTCAGATAGTGTTGTCAAACATCCCGATGCGCTGAAAATCTTCCCCGAAGTGCAACTCATAGACTTCGACGCCGCCACACAAAAAGCGCTTGGTTTCACACACCCCGATCACATCGAACGCGTTTGGGTGGATGGTGACTCGAAACCAAAATCCCTGAAACATGAGGGGTGTTTTATTCTTCATTCTTATGGAATCAGGGAGCTTGCTCCCGCCGCCAGCAAGCTGGCTGACTCCATACGTGAACACGATAGCAATTTCTTCGGCGAACTCTGGCTTGAGCAGGACGATACATCTC
- a CDS encoding DUF2867 domain-containing protein — protein MPTPKLILVTGATGYVGGRLVPRLLEAGYRVRVLVRDPARLHGRPWLDKVEVVTGDALAEGTLTEAMKGVHVAYYLIHGKQGGKDNADRDLTVARNFANAADEARIEQIIYLGELVDPIADLSPYLRSRHETGYILRSSSVPVTEFRAGMIVGSGSALFEMIRYLSEREPLLMCPAWFYSQAQPIAIRDVMSYLIDALETPESNGRLIEIGGPTRLTYAQMLLEYAKERGFKRYQIRLPFNAPRLSAYWVHMITPIHWRLVLPLIEGLRANLIVRNETAKKLFPQIKPIDFQTAVHLALGRIQRDNVETSWADALVTVAGDIKPYKFTVEDGMYIETRQVLLDLKPETVFRSYMGIGGTRGWMYMDWAWAMRGWMDKAVGGVGLRRGRRHPDEVRAGESLDFWRVEEVEQDRLLRLRAEMKLPGKAWLEFKSEPQDGKTLFTVTAYFASYGLFGFLYWYAMWIPHRFIFDGLTNRLASRARVLAHSYG, from the coding sequence ATGCCTACACCCAAACTCATCCTCGTTACTGGTGCCACTGGCTACGTCGGCGGACGGCTCGTACCGCGTCTGCTTGAAGCGGGCTACCGCGTGCGTGTCCTCGTCCGTGACCCGGCCCGCTTGCATGGACGCCCCTGGCTCGACAAGGTGGAAGTTGTCACCGGCGATGCACTCGCCGAAGGCACACTGACCGAAGCTATGAAGGGTGTACATGTTGCATATTACCTCATCCATGGCAAACAGGGCGGCAAAGACAATGCTGACCGCGACCTGACCGTTGCACGCAACTTTGCCAACGCCGCAGATGAAGCACGTATCGAGCAGATCATTTATCTCGGCGAACTCGTTGACCCCATTGCCGATCTTTCTCCTTATCTGCGCTCCCGCCACGAGACCGGATACATCCTGCGTTCGAGCAGTGTACCCGTCACCGAATTTCGCGCGGGTATGATCGTCGGCTCGGGTTCCGCGTTATTTGAGATGATCCGTTATCTCTCCGAACGCGAACCATTACTGATGTGCCCCGCATGGTTCTACTCACAAGCACAACCCATCGCCATACGCGATGTCATGTCCTATCTCATTGACGCACTTGAGACACCCGAAAGCAATGGCCGTCTCATCGAGATCGGCGGTCCCACTCGCCTTACTTACGCACAAATGCTCCTCGAATACGCAAAAGAACGTGGCTTCAAACGATATCAGATTCGCTTGCCATTCAATGCACCGCGTCTCTCCGCGTATTGGGTGCACATGATCACACCCATTCATTGGCGTCTCGTGTTGCCATTGATCGAAGGTCTGCGAGCCAACCTCATCGTCCGAAATGAAACGGCGAAGAAATTATTCCCACAGATCAAGCCGATCGATTTCCAAACCGCCGTCCACCTCGCGCTTGGACGCATCCAACGCGATAATGTTGAAACCAGTTGGGCCGATGCGCTTGTCACGGTTGCGGGCGACATCAAACCATACAAGTTCACGGTCGAAGATGGCATGTACATCGAAACACGTCAGGTGCTTCTCGATCTGAAACCCGAAACTGTGTTTCGTTCCTATATGGGTATTGGCGGCACACGCGGATGGATGTATATGGATTGGGCGTGGGCCATGCGCGGATGGATGGATAAAGCAGTTGGCGGCGTGGGATTGAGGCGCGGTCGTCGTCATCCCGATGAAGTGCGTGCAGGCGAGTCACTTGATTTTTGGCGCGTTGAGGAAGTGGAGCAAGATCGTCTTCTACGTTTGCGTGCTGAAATGAAACTACCCGGCAAAGCATGGCTTGAATTCAAATCTGAACCACAGGATGGAAAAACTCTTTTCACCGTCACTGCTTACTTTGCTTCGTACGGCCTCTTCGGTTTTCTATATTGGTACGCCATGTGGATTCCTCATCGCTTCATCTTCGATGGTCTCACAAACCGGCTGGCATCGCGCGCGCGCGTCCTAGCCCACTCATATGGATAA
- a CDS encoding ComEC/Rec2 family competence protein translates to MQAANPPTSFREQLTTQPPLMWFSLAFLLGIVIGKLIPLSLLVWLGLAVIFIILAIVALIVVSRLKLSFLGRAQDTAFFFILFFGLFLGAARYQFSVPHFDAFHIAFYNDRDYELLVTGTLVEPPDYRDSYTNLRVKVNAVDTGDGDLNVGGLILVRASNNQLFEYGEQIRLRGKLKTPPEDEEFSYRDYLAAKNIHSYMTGAEITVLPGNGGNPFVRALYAFKQKSLDNIYQLFPDPESSLLAGILLGVDAGLTKELQQAFKNTGTAHIIAISGFNISIIAGIFFAFFSRFLGNKRGAVVAIVGIVLYTFIVGADAAVVRAAVMGILALWARQLGRRQVALNTLLVVAFLMCMWNPLYVWDVGFQLSFFATLGLILYATPFSEFANRIITRYFPTSTAERAAELFSEFVLLTLAAQLTTIPIMAYHFQRISLVSFIANPFILPVQPAVMIIGGLAVLLSHVWFLLGQLVAWIAWPFVVYTIRMVELFDKVPHGTIFLGDFSIWFVILFYATLFSLTAGWSSFKEWIRSIGQRAGSIGVGSGIIILIIGLLLVWRAAIAIPDGLLHVTFLNVGSADGVLIKTPSGKNILVNGGENVTTLSDQLGRRVSSFDRKLDWLVVASPNEEQVAALPRVLERYPTDAVLWSGNRQASFSVGVLNEYLVLKGVPETEAKKGDVLDLGDGATLTVLTAGPRGSVLLLEYQNFRTLLPIGMSFEALDELEYGKTVGPVTVLSLADAGYVASNPEEWIVNLNPELVVLSVSAADSNGRPDGEVLDTVKGYSLLRTDANGWIEIATNGSQMWVNVERSVTAEPTVAP, encoded by the coding sequence ATGCAGGCGGCGAATCCTCCTACATCTTTCCGTGAACAATTGACCACACAGCCTCCGCTGATGTGGTTTTCGCTTGCTTTTCTCTTGGGGATAGTTATAGGGAAGTTGATTCCCCTTTCCCTTTTGGTTTGGCTGGGACTGGCTGTCATCTTTATTATTCTTGCCATTGTCGCACTCATTGTTGTTTCAAGACTCAAGCTTTCCTTTCTGGGACGTGCTCAAGATACTGCCTTTTTCTTTATTCTATTTTTTGGTTTGTTTCTAGGCGCCGCACGGTATCAATTTTCGGTTCCGCATTTCGATGCCTTCCACATTGCCTTTTACAATGACCGTGATTACGAATTACTCGTCACCGGAACTCTGGTTGAACCTCCTGATTACCGCGATAGTTATACAAATTTGCGCGTAAAAGTTAATGCAGTGGATACGGGCGACGGCGATTTGAACGTGGGCGGCTTGATCCTTGTCCGTGCATCGAACAATCAACTCTTCGAATATGGCGAGCAGATCCGCTTACGGGGCAAGTTAAAGACTCCGCCCGAGGACGAGGAGTTCTCATATCGTGATTATCTGGCCGCAAAGAATATTCACTCCTATATGACCGGTGCAGAGATCACCGTCTTGCCGGGCAATGGTGGGAATCCGTTCGTTCGAGCATTGTATGCTTTCAAACAGAAATCCCTTGATAATATTTATCAACTCTTCCCCGACCCTGAATCTTCGTTGCTCGCGGGTATTTTATTGGGTGTAGATGCAGGCCTCACAAAGGAATTACAGCAAGCCTTCAAGAATACAGGCACGGCGCACATTATCGCCATCTCAGGTTTTAACATCAGCATCATTGCGGGGATCTTCTTTGCGTTCTTTAGCCGTTTCCTTGGTAATAAACGTGGTGCTGTCGTCGCAATTGTTGGCATTGTGTTGTATACATTTATTGTGGGAGCAGATGCGGCAGTGGTGCGCGCTGCAGTCATGGGCATTCTGGCGTTATGGGCAAGACAGCTTGGACGTCGACAAGTAGCATTGAATACCTTGCTCGTCGTCGCATTTCTGATGTGTATGTGGAATCCGCTCTATGTTTGGGATGTGGGATTCCAGCTTTCATTCTTTGCTACGCTCGGTCTCATTTTATATGCCACACCATTTTCAGAATTTGCGAATAGAATCATCACAAGATATTTCCCAACGTCCACGGCTGAACGTGCGGCAGAACTTTTTTCTGAGTTTGTTTTGCTCACGCTTGCCGCGCAACTGACAACTATTCCGATCATGGCTTATCACTTTCAACGTATCTCTCTCGTTTCGTTCATTGCCAACCCGTTCATCCTGCCTGTGCAACCGGCGGTGATGATCATCGGTGGGCTGGCCGTGTTGTTGAGTCATGTGTGGTTTTTACTCGGTCAACTTGTGGCGTGGATCGCCTGGCCATTTGTCGTATACACGATCCGCATGGTGGAGTTGTTTGACAAGGTGCCGCATGGGACGATCTTCCTTGGGGATTTCTCCATCTGGTTCGTGATCCTGTTCTATGCAACGCTCTTTTCTTTAACGGCTGGCTGGTCCAGTTTCAAAGAGTGGATTCGGTCCATTGGGCAAAGAGCAGGCTCGATTGGAGTCGGAAGCGGGATCATCATCCTTATCATCGGTTTGTTGTTGGTATGGCGTGCGGCGATCGCTATCCCAGATGGACTCTTGCATGTCACGTTCTTAAATGTAGGTTCGGCGGATGGCGTGTTGATCAAAACGCCGTCGGGTAAAAACATTCTGGTCAATGGCGGAGAGAATGTAACAACACTATCAGACCAACTTGGCAGGCGGGTTTCCTCGTTCGATAGAAAATTGGATTGGTTGGTCGTTGCCTCGCCGAACGAAGAACAGGTGGCCGCGTTGCCACGTGTGCTCGAACGATATCCGACAGATGCGGTGTTGTGGAGCGGGAACCGACAAGCTTCTTTTTCAGTGGGTGTGTTGAATGAGTATTTGGTCCTGAAGGGCGTGCCTGAGACAGAAGCAAAAAAAGGCGATGTGCTTGATCTAGGCGACGGCGCAACATTAACTGTATTGACAGCCGGGCCGCGCGGTTCCGTGTTGTTGCTGGAGTATCAGAACTTCCGCACTCTATTGCCAATCGGCATGAGCTTTGAAGCGCTGGATGAATTGGAATATGGGAAAACCGTTGGACCTGTGACCGTGCTGTCGTTAGCCGATGCGGGATATGTCGCATCGAATCCAGAAGAGTGGATCGTAAATTTAAACCCCGAGCTGGTTGTGTTGAGCGTATCCGCTGCTGACTCGAACGGCAGACCTGATGGTGAAGTGCTTGATACCGTGAAAGGGTATTCCCTCTTACGCACGGACGCAAATGGGTGGATCGAGATCGCGACGAACGGCTCGCAGATGTGGGTGAATGTGGAAAGGTCCGTGACAGCGGAGCCAACTGTCGCTCCGTGA
- a CDS encoding glycosyltransferase family 4 protein, whose translation MKHFPGKLALQQRVLPNYRAPFFDLLASACDGGMSLFTGLPRPSEGITTTDKLQVADYKIGNNIHLLGGSLYLCHQRGLIEWLEEQNPDALIVEANPRYLSTPAAVKWMREQGKPVIGWGLGAPRASGFREQKRAAFLGQFNAMIAYSQRGANEYAEQGFPLDYLFVAHNSVSPSPTWPMPERPNTFKPLIDSDVNQPCVLFVGRLQARKNVDLLLGACAEIQNVRLVIVGDGPERESLEMLAQEIYPSAEFVGAKHGAELKTYFEEADLFVLPGTGGLAVQEAMSYGLPIIVAQGDGTQDDLVREGNGWQITPDDFDALVSTMKDALSDVARLRKMGEESYRIVKDEINTEKMVETFVNALNAVTSK comes from the coding sequence ATGAAACATTTCCCTGGCAAACTCGCATTACAACAACGCGTACTTCCCAATTATCGCGCCCCGTTCTTTGATCTGCTCGCCTCCGCTTGTGACGGTGGGATGAGTCTGTTCACAGGGTTACCACGCCCATCAGAGGGGATCACGACAACAGACAAGTTGCAAGTTGCCGATTACAAGATAGGAAATAATATTCACCTACTTGGTGGTTCGCTGTATCTCTGTCACCAACGTGGATTAATAGAATGGCTTGAAGAACAAAATCCCGATGCATTGATCGTTGAAGCCAATCCGCGTTATCTTTCCACACCTGCGGCCGTGAAGTGGATGCGCGAGCAGGGCAAACCAGTCATCGGTTGGGGATTGGGTGCGCCACGTGCCAGTGGATTCCGCGAGCAAAAAAGAGCCGCTTTCCTCGGACAATTCAATGCCATGATCGCATATAGTCAGCGTGGAGCGAACGAATATGCTGAGCAAGGATTCCCATTGGATTACCTGTTTGTCGCGCATAACTCTGTCTCTCCATCACCAACCTGGCCAATGCCAGAACGTCCCAACACCTTTAAACCTTTGATCGATTCAGATGTGAACCAACCTTGCGTACTTTTTGTAGGACGCTTGCAGGCTCGCAAAAATGTGGATTTACTTCTGGGCGCTTGTGCTGAAATTCAAAATGTGAGACTGGTCATTGTTGGAGATGGACCGGAACGCGAGTCATTGGAAATGCTGGCTCAGGAAATCTATCCGTCAGCAGAGTTTGTTGGGGCAAAGCATGGAGCGGAGTTAAAGACCTATTTTGAAGAAGCAGACCTGTTCGTCCTGCCCGGAACCGGGGGCTTGGCCGTCCAAGAGGCGATGAGCTACGGGCTTCCCATTATTGTTGCTCAAGGAGATGGCACACAGGATGATCTTGTCCGCGAGGGAAATGGGTGGCAGATCACGCCCGATGATTTCGATGCACTGGTCTCTACAATGAAAGACGCGCTCTCGGATGTAGCGCGCCTGCGAAAGATGGGAGAAGAATCGTATCGGATCGTGAAGGATGAGATCAATACAGAGAAAATGGTAGAGACGTTCGTGAACGCGTTAAACGCAGTGACTAGCAAATAA
- a CDS encoding nuclear transport factor 2 family protein, protein MNDDEIVDFLKKHLQSIQENDTKTYNETTAEDLTLYEWWVTPHRIDGLPFHEFMMASNAERGTVFGAEGKGKSSTRFDLSNVHVQNYGDTAVVSYTLLISTATSDGVKVASHNESRVIVKLNGTWKVVHVHKSPAWQAPHIPS, encoded by the coding sequence ATGAACGATGATGAAATAGTTGATTTTCTGAAAAAACATTTGCAATCGATCCAGGAAAATGACACAAAAACCTACAACGAGACAACTGCAGAGGATCTGACGCTATACGAATGGTGGGTCACGCCACATCGTATTGATGGACTTCCCTTTCATGAGTTCATGATGGCGTCCAATGCTGAACGAGGGACAGTTTTTGGCGCAGAGGGAAAAGGAAAATCTTCCACACGATTCGATCTCTCGAATGTACATGTTCAAAATTACGGCGACACAGCTGTTGTCAGCTATACGCTTTTGATCAGCACTGCGACATCAGATGGCGTGAAGGTCGCATCACACAATGAAAGCCGTGTGATCGTAAAACTCAATGGCACGTGGAAAGTTGTCCATGTGCATAAATCACCCGCGTGGCAGGCTCCGCATATTCCATCATGA
- a CDS encoding glycosyltransferase family 4 protein has protein sequence MSKIRIIPKVDGLAGGASFRLKFEDGLRARGVDVTRDLTEPADATLVLAGTRHLLPLWKARSRGQRIVQRLDGINWVHKKCNTGLKHYLRAEYGNLNLAFIRSRIATKIIYQSEFSRKWWEDWYGKTRVPFSVIHNGVDLKTYSSGETPANPPYKLLLVEGNLGDGYEMGLDNAIRLTEILQGKHTLPVQLMVVGKISDEHRKQVESKTHISIQWVGSVPREQIPEIDRSAHIFFSADLNAACPNSVIEAMACGLPVVAFDTGALKELVLGDSGRVVSYGSNPWKIESPDVESLADASVEVLRNQSHFRTSARKQAEKNLGLDMMVDKYLEVLLG, from the coding sequence ATGTCCAAAATTCGTATCATACCCAAAGTAGATGGCCTCGCAGGAGGCGCATCTTTTCGACTTAAATTTGAAGATGGATTACGTGCCCGCGGTGTAGATGTGACTCGTGATCTAACTGAACCAGCGGATGCAACCCTCGTTCTCGCTGGAACCCGACACCTGCTTCCGTTATGGAAAGCTCGTTCACGCGGACAGCGAATCGTGCAACGCCTCGACGGGATCAACTGGGTTCACAAGAAGTGCAACACGGGGCTTAAACATTATTTGCGTGCTGAATACGGCAACTTGAATTTGGCCTTCATCCGTTCGCGCATTGCCACAAAGATCATTTACCAATCTGAATTCTCCCGCAAGTGGTGGGAGGATTGGTATGGCAAGACACGCGTACCGTTTAGCGTGATCCATAATGGTGTGGATTTGAAAACGTATTCGTCAGGCGAAACGCCAGCAAACCCACCATACAAGTTGCTCCTCGTGGAAGGGAATCTTGGCGATGGCTACGAAATGGGGCTCGACAATGCCATTCGTCTCACTGAAATTCTGCAAGGGAAACATACTTTACCTGTACAACTGATGGTCGTAGGCAAGATATCAGATGAACATCGAAAACAAGTGGAATCTAAAACTCACATTTCCATCCAATGGGTTGGAAGTGTGCCACGGGAACAAATTCCAGAAATCGACCGTTCAGCACATATATTCTTTTCCGCAGATCTAAACGCGGCTTGCCCCAATTCTGTGATCGAAGCAATGGCTTGCGGGCTCCCGGTTGTGGCATTCGACACCGGCGCGTTGAAAGAATTGGTACTCGGTGATTCAGGTCGTGTTGTTTCGTATGGAAGCAACCCGTGGAAGATTGAGTCACCGGATGTCGAGTCACTTGCAGATGCATCTGTGGAAGTTCTGCGGAACCAGTCACATTTCAGAACGTCTGCGCGGAAACAGGCAGAGAAAAATTTAGGGCTGGACATGATGGTGGATAAATATTTGGAAGTTTTGTTGGGCTAG
- a CDS encoding aminotransferase class V-fold PLP-dependent enzyme, translating to MTKPDPEFVAFLRDYPTYPTTHIIDDLRAVEYARLDLGGHIYLDYTGGGLYAESQLRRHHRLLAEHVFGNPHSTNPTSQAATQLVEHAREYVLKFFNADPDEYIAVFTSNASGALKLIGESYPFANGRYLLTFDNHNSVNGIREFAHARGGTVSYIPVALPDMRVDASQLDRELSQPSKNGYNLFAYPAQSNFSSVKHPLEWIAKAHENGWDVLLDAAAFVPTNPLDLSKFKPDFVPISFYKMFGYPTGIGALLVRKTAMGKLHRPWFAGGTITVASVQGDKYYMADGASAFEDGTIDYLNIPAIEIGLKHIESIGYDVIRERVHCLTGWLLNNLVSLKHSTGVPLVRLYGPTQMGERGGAVTVNFYDKNNNAIDHRSIEEQANKVNISLRTGCFCNPGAGEVALEISRVELDVCFTQPSHEDRLSIDDFRLCIDGKSSGAVRISVGMVTNFNDIQGFLAFAKGLLA from the coding sequence ATGACCAAACCCGATCCTGAATTTGTCGCGTTTCTGAGGGATTATCCTACCTATCCCACAACACATATTATTGATGACCTGCGCGCGGTTGAATATGCACGCCTTGATCTGGGTGGACATATTTATCTTGATTACACGGGTGGCGGGTTATATGCTGAGTCTCAATTGCGTCGTCATCACCGCCTGCTTGCCGAGCATGTGTTCGGTAATCCACACTCGACCAACCCTACATCACAGGCCGCCACGCAACTCGTTGAACATGCGCGTGAATATGTGTTGAAATTTTTTAATGCTGACCCCGATGAATACATTGCAGTCTTTACTTCGAATGCCAGCGGTGCATTGAAGTTGATCGGCGAGTCATATCCGTTTGCGAATGGTCGTTATCTTTTGACGTTCGATAATCATAATTCTGTAAATGGGATTCGCGAATTTGCACATGCGCGTGGCGGGACAGTTTCCTATATTCCCGTTGCTTTGCCAGATATGCGCGTTGACGCCTCACAACTGGACCGTGAGCTGTCTCAGCCTTCGAAGAACGGATACAACCTTTTTGCTTATCCCGCTCAATCCAACTTCTCATCTGTAAAACATCCACTCGAATGGATCGCGAAGGCACATGAAAACGGCTGGGATGTTTTGCTTGACGCCGCCGCATTTGTCCCCACCAATCCGTTGGACTTAAGCAAATTCAAACCGGACTTTGTGCCGATCTCGTTCTATAAAATGTTTGGCTATCCAACAGGTATTGGTGCATTGCTTGTGCGCAAAACAGCGATGGGGAAGTTGCATCGTCCGTGGTTTGCAGGTGGTACGATCACTGTCGCTTCAGTACAGGGCGATAAGTACTACATGGCTGACGGTGCATCTGCTTTTGAAGATGGAACGATAGATTACCTCAATATCCCTGCTATTGAGATCGGACTCAAGCATATCGAATCAATTGGTTACGATGTGATTCGTGAACGTGTCCATTGCTTGACGGGTTGGTTGCTCAATAACCTTGTGTCGCTGAAACACAGCACCGGAGTTCCGTTGGTACGACTCTATGGTCCAACTCAAATGGGCGAACGAGGTGGCGCGGTCACCGTCAATTTTTACGATAAGAACAATAACGCCATTGATCATCGTTCCATTGAGGAACAGGCGAACAAAGTCAACATCTCCTTGCGGACGGGATGCTTCTGTAATCCCGGCGCTGGGGAGGTGGCGCTTGAAATTTCCCGCGTAGAATTGGATGTGTGCTTTACCCAGCCAAGTCACGAAGACCGCTTGAGTATTGACGATTTCCGTCTGTGCATTGACGGCAAATCAAGTGGGGCAGTCCGCATTTCGGTGGGGATGGTCACAAATTTCAACGATATTCAGGGCTTTTTGGCCTTTGCGAAGGGTTTATTGGCCTGA